A single region of the Salvia splendens isolate huo1 chromosome 18, SspV2, whole genome shotgun sequence genome encodes:
- the LOC121776630 gene encoding uncharacterized protein LOC121776630, giving the protein MLIATQEQSEIAAALRLLDAALAVAPRMEVALELKERSLLCLCRFKEVADMLQDYIPSLKMVISEDESTTGSSDNSSTQLSKNDSRSIPPAAPPSRRVRASLYSELGQACCHLGLMEDALVLLQTGKRLATAAFRRESISLSDDIFSSIKHPLSGQPERPPKTEFESISHLLCHIKLLIRRKTAAIAALDAGLCSEAVRHFTKILDGCRGTPQGFLSECYVHRTSTFRK; this is encoded by the exons ATGCTGATCGCCACGCAGGAGCAGAGCGAGATCGCGGCGGCGCTCCGTCTCCTCGATGCGGCGCTGGCTGTGGCGCCGCGCATGGAGGTTGCGCTCGAGCTGAAGGAGCGGAGCCTGCTCTGCCTCTGCCGCTTTAAGGAGGTGGCGGACATGCTCCAGGACTACATTCCTAGCCTCAAAATGGTCATCTCCGAAGACGAGTCGACCACCGGTTCGTCCGATAACTCGTCGACTCAGCTATCGAAGAATGACTCACGCTCCATTCCTCCGGCGGCGCCTCCGAGCCGACGTGTACGTGCTTCTCT GTACTCGGAGTTAGGCCAAGCATGCTGCCACCTAGGTTTAATGGAGGACGCATTGGTGCTCCTCCAGACCGGAAAACGCCTGGCCACAGCCGCGTTCCGCCGAGAGAGTATTTCTCTTTCCGACGACATCTTCTCCTCCATCAAACACCCCCTCTCCGGCCAGCCGGAAAGGCCTCCGAAGACCGAATTCGAGAGCATCTCGCACCTCCTCTGCCACATCAAGCTCCTCATCCGCCGCAAGACGGCCGCGATCGCCGCCCTCGACGCAGGACTCTGCTCCGAAGCCGTTAGACACTTCACGAAAATCCTCGACGGCTGCCGAGGCACGCCGCAGGGGTTTCTTTCAGAGTGCTACGTCCACCGCACCTCGACCTTCCGAAAATGA